In Archangium lipolyticum, the genomic stretch CGCCCTTCGCTCTTCCATCCTCACCAAAGGAGGTTTCTATGCAAGCCCAGTTCCAGCAGCTGCGCGACGAGCTGCGCGCACGTTTCCCCGAGCGCCAGGAAGTCATCGACGGAACCCTCGCTGCCCTCCTCATCCGAGAACACGTCCTCATTCTCGGCCCACCAGGCACCGCGAAGTCCGCCCTCGTCCGGGCCATGGCACATGCCTTCGGTGGCAACTACTTTGAGCGGGTCCTCACGCGGCACACCGTGGCGGAGGAGTTGCTTGGCCCGCTGTGTCCCCAGGCTCTTGAAGAAGGGCGCTACGCCCATGTCCCCGTGGGGATGCTGCCCGAGGCTCACTTCGTCCTCGTCGGCAACGTCTTCGCGGCCAACGGCCCCGTGATCAACCTGCTCCTCCGACTCCTCGATGAGCGTGTCGTCCTCGCCGACGCGCCCGTCCCCCTAATCAGCCTCTTCGGCACCACGACCGAGCTGCCCGAGGACAACGCGCAGGAGTCCCTCCTCGACCGATTCCTGCTGCGCTTCGAGGTGGACTACCTCCAGCGGCCCAGCAGCTTCCGGGACGTCCTCACCGCACCCGGGCCCGTCGACACCACCGTCCTGGGCATGGAGGCACTGCGTGCCATGCATGCGGACATCACCAACGTGAAGGTGACGGCGGACACCCTGGAGGCCATCGTCGCGCTACGAGATGCGTTGAAGTTCGAGGGCATGGTCGCCTCCGACCGGCGCTGGAAGAGGTCGCTGCGCCTGCTCCAAGCCGTCGCCTTCCTCGCGGGCGAGGTGCAGACGTCTCCCGAGGATCTCGCGGTTCTGGTGAACGTCGTCTGGCGCCATCCACGCGAGAGGCCCCGCCTGTCTCGCCTCGTGACCAAGCTGATCAACCCGGCGGTCTTCCAGGCCAACGAGGTACTGGAGGACGCACGCCAAGCGGCTGCCCAGGCGCAAGCCCTCAGGACTCAACACCGGCGGGCTTACGTCGCCCAGGCGGCGCGGGTGCTGCTGATGCTGCGAGCTCAGGTGGAGATGCTGGTGCAACTTTCCGAGTCCGCCAGCCGCCGCGCTCGACTCGTCATCGACGATGCCGTCACCGAGTTGAACGAGCTGCACGCGGAGCTGACCCGCGACGTTCACGCCAACCAGGGCCTCAAGCTGTTGAAGTGAGCGTCCTTCACCTTCACGTCCGGCGCGCCCGTCTCCACGGGTATGCCGGGCTCATTCGCTCTCGTCCTCCATCCAGAGAGGGCGAGGGCCACGGCAATCCTCGGGCTGTCACGTCCTCCCGCCCGTAATCACACGTTGAAGCCTTGTCGGCCGACACGGCGGGAGGAGAACCCCATGGTGTGGATAAGCCTGAAGCGGGCCCTGTCATCGCGAATGGTCCGCCGCCTCATCGCCGCAGTGCTGGTGGTTCTCGTCGAGGAGCTGACCAGCGGCGCTGACCGGTACGGGCGACGAAGCCCGTACAGCAGCGACTCCTACGGCGGTGGCACGGAAAATCCCGGGTGGTAGCCCAAGGAGAGGAAGGCGCCGGTCCTTCAGACGGCGCCCTCCGTTTTTCTCACGCAGTCCCATTCCCCTTACATCGAAGGAGGTCCATGCATGGCTGAGCCATCATTACCTGGAGCTACGTCCGCGGAGAGTCCTACCGACGAGGCCGAGCAGCTCGTCAGCTTGGCGGCAGAGCTGTGTCGTCTCGGCGACGCGGTGAACGCCGCTGTCCTTCTCATCGAGGCGCTCACGCAGAAGTCGCTCCCTGCCCCGAAGGCCGCCGAACAGGTCCACGCCGCGGTCGGCGCTGTACTCGAACTGGTCCAGGCCCGCTTGGACCAGGTACGCCGTGTGGTGTCCGGAGTGGAAGATCCGGCAACCATCCTCTCGCCAACCAACAAGACTGGCGAGCCACAACCAGGGGACGACCCCGACGTGCGGCTGCGGCCGTGGACCGCGGAGCGGCGCACCGCGTACCGCGCTCAGCAGAAGGTGGCGACCGATCGGAACGAGGAGCGCGAGAAGCCTACTCCCGCCCGAGGATCGTGATGCAATAGCGTGCCCCGACAGCAGACAGGCAGCTCGCCCGCCGTCCCCCAGGGGCCACTCACTCCAGCACCGAGCGCGAGCTGCTTTTTTGGATTCGAGGCGTTCTGGATGCGGGTCGATGGTGAAGCGCCGCTGCGCATGACGACGTCGAAGCTGGCCCTCTTCCAGCCGGGCGCCATGCGTCGGCACTTAGAATTCGCTGAAGTCAAGGTCAACGATCGGTCGGCGCCACGAAAGCCCACGCTTCTTCAGGAACTCATCCACCATGAAGTGAAAGTACTCCGAGGTTCCCGGGAAGAACAGCCGCCAGTGGCCGCTGTCTCCGTGTTGATCGGGCTCCCGGTAATCGACGAAGCGGTGCGCCTGAAGAATGCGAAGCTCTCCGTCCAAGTCCGGATAACGCAATATGCGCTTGAGCCGGTCTGTATTTACGCGGAAGCGGTCGTCTCCAAAGTGCCTCTGCTCGTCGTCGTCGCGCCTCTCAATGAGGACGGCGAAGAACTCCCGGGTTATGCGAGGCAGCTTGGCCAGTTCCGCAGCGAGCGCGCGGAAATCCTTCTCCACGGCCTCTCTCGTGAGGCCCGTTTGCACCACCTGCTCCGAAGCGGCGTAGCGCGCGAAGTCGGACAGCTTCGGTTGTGGGATCTTCTCGATATAGTCGTAGATTGTCGTCGGGTATTTGCCTTCCTCGTCGGGCACCTCGAGATCGATCTTCACGCTCGCGGTCTCTTTGCGCACATGGTCGTAGAGCGACTGGAGCCGGTCGATCGGCAGGTCCATGGCGAGTTTGCAGAGATCGTCAACGTCTAGAACGTTACCCTCCGTGAAGCCGGTCCGCAGCTTCTGATCATCGTCCAGGGAATAGGTCGATTGCTTCTTGCCTACGACAAGCACCCTGATGCTCGTGTAGTCGCGCAACTGATCGTCGGTAATCTTGGTCAAGGTCTCGTTTACCTTCGCAGATGTCTTCTGCGAGGTGATCTGGAACGCCCAGCCCTTGACCACATCGGCGAGGTCGAGCCCGGGGAAGTTGCTCCGCTCTTGGTTCATGTTCTCGAGGTTGATGTCGAGAAGGAGGTTCAGTGCAGTCTTGAAAAAATTCTCGACGAAGAGGTTCAGGTCGGTCAGACCAAGCTTCGTCCGCGTGTCGACTTGGTGAGCGATGTCGCTGAGCCCATCGACGATCTCGCCTATGAAGTACCCTCGGGTGATCATTTATTTCCTTTCGCGCGGTTTGACCGAACGGTCAGCTCTAAGCACCTGGACATAGGTACTGTCCACCCCCACCGGCGAAGCCGCTGAGGCACAACGTGGACAGAAACCATGTCCGGGGGCTTAGAGCAGATCCGGCCCCGCGGCCCGGGCATCCCGAAGTACTGTGGGACGCCCGGAAGCGGGTCACTCTGGACTAGCGCTCGACCTTCGGCGCCCGGGCGCGTAGCACCTCTGCCACATCGACGATGGGCACCCGAGGCCCAAGGACCTTGCGCAGGCGTTTGAGGACTGCACGCGTGTCCGTCCCCGCCTGATACGCAGCGTATATAGCGATGAGGCCCTCAGGCCACCGCACGGACGCCAAGTCCTCGACATGGGTGCCGCTGGTGAGCCCGATGATACCCACGGACGGGGTGGAGCTGCCGGCGGGTGCGCCCCAGATCGCGCAGAAACCAAGGAAGTTGATCATGTGGCTTGCGATGACAATGGCCGTGAGCGTCTCGACCTTCCGGCCCTGAAGCACGGCCAACGCCGCCTCATCTGCCAGCA encodes the following:
- a CDS encoding AAA family ATPase is translated as MQAQFQQLRDELRARFPERQEVIDGTLAALLIREHVLILGPPGTAKSALVRAMAHAFGGNYFERVLTRHTVAEELLGPLCPQALEEGRYAHVPVGMLPEAHFVLVGNVFAANGPVINLLLRLLDERVVLADAPVPLISLFGTTTELPEDNAQESLLDRFLLRFEVDYLQRPSSFRDVLTAPGPVDTTVLGMEALRAMHADITNVKVTADTLEAIVALRDALKFEGMVASDRRWKRSLRLLQAVAFLAGEVQTSPEDLAVLVNVVWRHPRERPRLSRLVTKLINPAVFQANEVLEDARQAAAQAQALRTQHRRAYVAQAARVLLMLRAQVEMLVQLSESASRRARLVIDDAVTELNELHAELTRDVHANQGLKLLK
- a CDS encoding SMEK domain-containing protein, whose amino-acid sequence is MITRGYFIGEIVDGLSDIAHQVDTRTKLGLTDLNLFVENFFKTALNLLLDINLENMNQERSNFPGLDLADVVKGWAFQITSQKTSAKVNETLTKITDDQLRDYTSIRVLVVGKKQSTYSLDDDQKLRTGFTEGNVLDVDDLCKLAMDLPIDRLQSLYDHVRKETASVKIDLEVPDEEGKYPTTIYDYIEKIPQPKLSDFARYAASEQVVQTGLTREAVEKDFRALAAELAKLPRITREFFAVLIERRDDDEQRHFGDDRFRVNTDRLKRILRYPDLDGELRILQAHRFVDYREPDQHGDSGHWRLFFPGTSEYFHFMVDEFLKKRGLSWRRPIVDLDFSEF